Genomic DNA from Magnolia sinica isolate HGM2019 chromosome 4, MsV1, whole genome shotgun sequence:
GGAGAGCATAGTAGTGATAGTAGGAGCTGGTCCATCAGGCCTAGCAACCTCAGCATGCCTAAACCTCCTTTCCATCCCTAATATAATCTTAGAAAGAGAAGATTGTTATGCTTCTCTTTGGAAGAAAAGGGCCTATGACCGTTTAAACCTTCACTTAGCTAAGCAATTCTGCCACCTCCCTCACATGCCCCACCCTCCTTCCTCACCTACCTACATCCCTAGGAAAGATTTCATCCACTACATTGACCAATATGTGTCCCATTTCAAATTGGCCCCCTTATACCATCGATCCATTGAATCTGCATCGTACGATGAAGATATTGGTCGATGGGTTGTTGTGGCCCATAATGCAGTTTCGAATGAGGTCGAGGAGTATAGGGGCCAGTTTCTAGTTGTTGCGACTGGGGAAAATAGTCAAGGGTTTATACCTGATGTACCAGGGTTAGAGACCTTTCCTGGTGAGATTGTGCACTCTAACCAGTATAAGTCAGGGAGAGATTACAGTGAAAAAACTGTTTTGGTTGTTGGGTCTGGAAATTCAGGCATGGAGATTGCCTTTGATCTCTCTAACTTTGGAGCAAAGACTTCTATAGTTGTCAGGAGTCCGGTAAATCCCTGTGACTAGCCTAGTTTTGTACTGGGTTTAACTTGGTTTGatgcctagttttttttttttttcctgtcttTTAATGAATGTGTGGTTCGATGCCACCAGGCGTACATGATAGAAAGATTTTAGGCCTAACCTGGTAAGGACCCTTATATAATACTACTAAAAACATCATATGCTATAAAACAAACAAGCTAATATAGAGGAAACCAAAGTTAAAAACTAAAACCTCCTTCGTTCGTGATGATACACTTACATGCTTTATTTGAAGTACTAAAAATGTTACtgtatttatttgtttattcataaatttatatatatttttatcttgCCATAACTAAACGTTCTTTGCTAATGCATGCAAAGGTTGTGATCTCTTTCCGACTAGACCACTTCAGAATTTGAGGTTCATGAGAGATCTCTTTTTGGGAAAAGTATTTGCAAGGACCCACAAACACGCGTTGAATCAAGTTATGTGTATGGGCTTCACGTGGTTTGCTGTATGGCAGCAAACACATGCAATACGGTCTCGTCACCATAAAGATCTAAATCCACAAAACTACGGTTGATCtagtcatcaggtggaccacacatgaatttacaagttttttgGGTGTCCATTATCTTCTATGGTGGACCACAGTGGATCAGCCTGAGTTTTGCAGCGGGTGATCATCATTATGTTTGGTGAACTTCTTAGACGGGTTAGCTATCACACGAGaaccaaatgggtcccacaatagGTGGATCCaactattaggtgggccaccaccagaatttggaggtttttgggatggttgtcctttttttttttctatggtgtgggcaCATTCGATGAttggattttcctgatttttggggtgtcttgtcatcatggtggggtgaaCTTGATGACAGATTAGATTTCATATGCATACACCATGGTAATAAAACTTTGTCTTTTACATGGGAAGTGTATCACCTCCCCgtttcaagcctgaagaccaatcaaagctgaacagagcttcagcttcttccgtgtgaccgccttggtcaggatatctgcaggattctcacttatatgaatcttctctagagcaatcgatccatcttctagtaacgaacgtatgaagtgatatctgatgacaatatgcttagtccttgaatgaaaggctgaatttttAGCGAAGTGTATTGtactctgactgtcactatacAACTTTCAATCTACTTGCTTTTTACCTAACTCTTTTAtgaaaccttacatccacaccatctccttgcatgcttctataACCGCAACACATTCAGCTTCCGTCGTACTGATAaatactatcttctataactgagagacccaactgactgcagcattacccagagtaaagacataacctataatgcttcttctgctgtcgatatctcctaccaaatctgaatccaagtagccttgtagcttgatttttgatccaccatagcacaaccctacatccttagtacctaccaagtatctaaggatccacttcacagcttcccaatgttccttcccagggttgttcataaacctgctaacaactcccactgcttgagcaatgtctagcctcatgctcaccataacatacattagACTCCTAATAACTGACACATATGGGACTTTAGttatgtagtctcgttcctcctgcgtcttttcaccttactccttagatagcttgaagtggttggctaatggagtgctaaccggcttagcacctctcatattgaatcaatcaagtactTTGAATATATATTCTGCCCAtgacaaaactaatttcttattttcctgtcacgctttatccttatGCCTaagatttattttgcagctcctaaatctttcatggcaaattctctagacagttgtcttttgagatatgaaatgtcctttatgcttgaacCAGCCACAATCATaccatcaacgtacagaagaatgatgatgtacgatgtatcaaacttcttcaaataacaacagtagtctggatgacatctcctaaaaccgtttctcgACATGAaattgtcgaacttcttgtaccactgcctcggggcctgctttaggccatatagactctttttcagtttacacaccttgttctcctttcctggtgccatgtATCTTGTCGCCTGATACATATATATCTTTTCTTGAAGGTCTACATGAAGAAAGACTgttttaacatctagctgctctagatgtaaatcctctgtagccactatattCAAGATCATACGAATTGTAAACATTTttaccacaggtgaaaatatttcagtgaaatcgatacttgccttttgttgaaatcttttcacaaccaatctagccttgtaccgtttcgaaccatcgtgctcctcctttagtctataaactcacttgttatgaagagctttcttacccttgggtagagtgattAGCTCCCATGtaagattagactcaagagagtccatctcattatcCATGGCCTGCTCATACTTAACCCATGTATCCGATTGTAATGGCTCTTCAAaatactctggttcaccattatctgtcagcagtagataatgtaaggtgagtgagtatcggaccatgggtctcctctcccaagtagacttcctcacaactggtgtatgcggctctgcctcataatattcctgtgcatgatcatcctgtggtgctgtaacacccgtgtctcataactcttccaactctacgaattcctttttctcggccttattttcctgcacagtctttatgcatcatttttttattgaagaCTGCGTcattgcttctgatgatttttttgttttttgcatcCCAGAAtttgtagccaaaatcatgttgcccataacctataaacgtgcacctcttaGACTtcacatccagcttgtttctgtgctctgcatcaatgtgaacatatgaaatgCAACCGAATACTCTGAGATgtacaaggttcacttcttttccagtccacgtttcttctgatagcccaccatccaatggtgctgagggacttctagtgatgagatatgcggcagtattcacagcatctacccaaaaggtcttaggcaaccctgcatgtaacctcatgctcctggcgcgctcaaggatggtcttgTTAATGCGCCCAGGCACACCATTCTGCTGTATAGATAAAGATaatcatttttcataaaaatttaaaatttaagccattaaattctcaaatatatatatatatatatatatatatatatatatatatatatatatatatatatatatatatatatatatatatatatatatatattccttaatAATTGAAGGGATGCCACCTTTGAATTTTtataggtccaccatgatgtgtatttgaaatcTCTCCAATAATCAGTTGTGTAATCCCACATTACACATAGGGCTAAAAAACTAAGCTAGCAcgtgattcatgtgagccacaccaaaggaaatggtTGATAAAAGATATCCACCCTTATTTTTTACAGGATtgccatgatgattatatgaactCCAACCATTACATGCCGGACCAAATTTATACATGAGATCTAGAAATTAAGCTGACGTGTGattcaagttggccacaccaagGGTTAGTGTTGCCCTGTGCATGATTTTCAACTGCATGGTCTACCATTCGGGGCTACGTGGGGTGAATCACCTAGCTGACAGGGTGAGTATAACATTAACATTACACTAGGTCGACCCAAGCCGCCGATTACTAGGTCTCCAAgtaattgtttttttttctaaactCTGTTCCAGAATTTAATGGGCTGGACTAAGCTATATGTATTGGATATTTGGAGGGATATACCGGATATTGGCGTTATATGTGTGATATATATGATTGCATTGACATTTCGTTTTATTGCATCTCATGTCCATCAGTGTTATATGATATCGCATCACATTGCATATATTGCATCGAGGTACCTCACGACAATATGATATTATAATATAGACACATTGCACATACGAGATATACATCACCAGGCTTTTAGCACATACCTTCCttattctcaatttttttccaAAGCAAGTCACCCAGCAAGAGTAGCTTAACATGGACATTATATTAGCTTACTCTaatatttctttcttttagaaatctgCGATGTATTATATATTTGGAACTTGCCTATATAATGTAATTGTAAATATTAAATAATGGAATAAAAGTTTTCagtttttctcttatttcattgATATTATAGTTGaggaaaaccttaaaaaaaaaaaaaaaaaaaaaatcatcaaaaattTTCAAGTCATATCCCAAGAGCGGAGTCAGTGCCCCAAAGCCTATTGTCGGAACATGATAAACTGGGCTGACAAGTTATTATACATTGTCCAAGCCcaggcttgaattttaagcccaaTCCTGACCTTTAAGCCTAGTACTCTACCCAAGCCCAGCCTAAAAGCATGACAGGCCCACTCCTTCGGAGAACTGGCATGGCTGCTGGCGGCAATAACATCCATATCCTACTTTCGTCACATGTACCAATGTGGCATGTTCAAGATAAGTGT
This window encodes:
- the LOC131244055 gene encoding probable indole-3-pyruvate monooxygenase YUCCA10, coding for MESIVVIVGAGPSGLATSACLNLLSIPNIILEREDCYASLWKKRAYDRLNLHLAKQFCHLPHMPHPPSSPTYIPRKDFIHYIDQYVSHFKLAPLYHRSIESASYDEDIGRWVVVAHNAVSNEVEEYRGQFLVVATGENSQGFIPDVPGLETFPGEIVHSNQYKSGRDYSEKTVLVVGSGNSGMEIAFDLSNFGAKTSIVVRSPVNPCD